The following are encoded together in the Bradyrhizobium genosp. L genome:
- a CDS encoding DUF6745 domain-containing protein: MVGFAELSLNFYRGEDDQDHSHQVEDRNSLTPADALKQTNLELRRAACEILGWSRILTSLKAKTIDSDPDPQIGDLVEVKLPDLREKAKFLRVQCGTGREFAIGIPPHITKALDAQAWIVGLEPQDFIKPEIRA; encoded by the coding sequence GTGGTCGGCTTTGCCGAACTCTCGTTGAATTTTTACAGAGGGGAAGATGACCAAGATCATTCGCACCAAGTTGAAGATAGAAATAGTCTGACGCCAGCAGACGCACTGAAGCAAACCAATCTCGAACTGCGGAGGGCCGCGTGCGAAATTCTCGGCTGGAGCCGCATCCTCACTTCTCTCAAAGCCAAGACGATCGACAGCGACCCAGATCCACAGATCGGCGATTTGGTTGAGGTGAAACTGCCGGACCTGCGCGAGAAGGCAAAATTTCTTCGCGTCCAATGCGGAACGGGCCGCGAATTCGCCATCGGCATCCCGCCGCACATCACGAAAGCGCTCGATGCTCAGGCATGGATCGTCGGGCTTGAGCCGCAAGATTTCATCAAGCCCGAGATTCGGGCCTAA
- a CDS encoding recombination protein NinB, protein MTREVVQIRGKADREKIARWAAGVPAGTTVEFRAPRRSLDQNALMWSLLGQVSRQVDWYGQKLSSEDWKDVLTASLRRTRVVPGIDAGTFVPLGMRTSQMSKQEISELLELIIAFGAERSVQFREFTDSLQETSPSIAAEPAAVIPTSVPVAAGNISREVA, encoded by the coding sequence ATGACCCGAGAAGTCGTCCAGATCAGAGGCAAGGCAGACCGCGAGAAGATCGCTCGCTGGGCGGCTGGCGTTCCGGCTGGGACGACTGTGGAATTTCGCGCTCCTCGCCGCTCGTTGGATCAGAACGCCCTGATGTGGTCCCTGCTCGGCCAAGTCAGCAGGCAAGTCGACTGGTACGGCCAGAAGCTTTCCAGCGAGGATTGGAAGGACGTTCTGACGGCCTCGTTGCGCCGGACGCGAGTTGTTCCGGGCATCGACGCCGGCACGTTCGTTCCGCTCGGCATGCGCACCTCGCAAATGTCGAAGCAGGAGATCAGCGAATTGCTGGAGCTGATCATCGCATTTGGAGCGGAGAGGAGCGTCCAATTCCGAGAGTTCACAGATTCGCTGCAAGAGACATCCCCTTCGATTGCAGCGGAGCCCGCAGCGGTGATCCCCACCTCCGTCCCCGTCGCTGCGGGCAACATTTCCCGGGAGGTTGCATGA
- a CDS encoding YjbE family putative metal transport protein (Members of this highly hydrophobic protein family,regularly are found preceded by the yybP-ykoY manganese riboswitch (see RF00080). A metal cation transport function is proposed.) gives MLTQFQAEIAQPTFWLALGKIVWIDILLSGDNALVIAMVCRGLSPRQRMFGMILGAGAAVVMRIALTGAASFLMSVSYLKLVGGLALLVIATKLLAPAGEDDESHKQASSLWAAVGIVMMADATMSIDNIIAIAAASGGSILLLSFGLALSIPLIVAGASLIVAMLDRLPLLVWAGAALLGWIAGEVIADDHALAALIPASPIWAFFGSCIVLSAAAIWRAGSSKFARAS, from the coding sequence ATGCTTACGCAATTCCAAGCCGAGATCGCTCAGCCAACCTTCTGGTTGGCGCTCGGCAAGATTGTCTGGATCGACATTCTGCTGTCGGGCGACAATGCGCTCGTGATTGCGATGGTGTGTCGCGGCCTTTCTCCGCGGCAGCGGATGTTCGGAATGATCCTGGGCGCCGGCGCGGCCGTCGTCATGCGCATCGCCCTGACTGGAGCCGCTTCGTTCCTGATGAGCGTCTCATACCTCAAACTTGTCGGCGGCCTTGCACTCCTGGTGATCGCCACGAAGTTACTCGCGCCAGCAGGCGAGGACGACGAGAGCCACAAGCAAGCCTCTAGCCTTTGGGCAGCGGTCGGCATCGTCATGATGGCAGATGCTACCATGAGCATCGACAATATCATCGCGATTGCTGCTGCGTCAGGGGGAAGTATCCTCCTTCTGAGTTTTGGTCTGGCACTGAGCATTCCCCTCATCGTTGCCGGCGCTTCGCTGATCGTCGCCATGCTGGATCGTCTCCCGCTTCTGGTCTGGGCGGGCGCCGCCCTGCTCGGCTGGATTGCTGGCGAAGTGATTGCCGACGATCACGCTCTGGCGGCACTAATCCCAGCTTCACCCATCTGGGCATTCTTCGGTTCCTGCATCGTGCTCTCGGCGGCGGCCATCTGGCGCGCCGGGTCGAGCAAATTCGCGAGGGCGTCATGA
- a CDS encoding tellurite resistance TerB family protein has translation MGFMSALKSAFASGAKELNKEYGKTNDFLGGVTASCALVIYADGNAEESEKKKAMDVLTGHTQLASLYPRQAIESALSSALSHAQTASGKQELARQLDAILSLPNGAQMAEDVYLVALDCASANSRHEVGEDEQKVLNKLANRLHVDPTKFEF, from the coding sequence ATGGGCTTTATGTCAGCACTGAAGAGTGCTTTCGCGAGCGGGGCGAAGGAACTCAACAAGGAATACGGCAAGACAAACGACTTCCTCGGCGGCGTAACGGCGTCGTGTGCGCTTGTCATCTACGCCGATGGCAACGCCGAGGAGAGCGAGAAGAAGAAGGCCATGGACGTCCTGACCGGGCATACGCAGCTCGCATCGCTGTATCCCCGCCAGGCCATCGAGTCCGCCCTGTCGTCGGCGCTCTCCCATGCCCAAACCGCCAGCGGCAAGCAAGAGTTGGCCCGCCAGCTCGATGCCATCCTCTCCCTGCCGAACGGCGCCCAGATGGCGGAAGACGTCTATCTGGTCGCGCTGGACTGCGCGTCGGCCAACAGCCGGCATGAAGTCGGGGAAGACGAGCAGAAGGTGCTCAACAAGCTCGCCAACCGCCTGCACGTCGACCCAACCAAGTTCGAGTTCTGA
- a CDS encoding helix-turn-helix domain-containing protein: MPKGKGQPKKVTPRFKKLRRTYFREWRDYRGLTQEQAAERVAAFLIENGLAKGYTHASIQRLEAAKIGYTQGVLEALAHAYNTDVASLLMRDPMVLKGSSDARALWSIWDQAEMADREKIVDIAKTVTGLTGTDG; the protein is encoded by the coding sequence ATGCCCAAAGGAAAAGGCCAGCCAAAAAAGGTTACGCCCCGCTTCAAGAAGCTGAGGCGCACCTACTTTAGGGAGTGGCGAGATTACCGAGGCTTGACCCAGGAGCAGGCCGCAGAACGCGTTGCCGCATTCTTGATCGAGAATGGGCTCGCGAAGGGCTATACGCACGCCAGTATCCAACGGTTGGAAGCAGCGAAGATCGGCTACACGCAAGGCGTCCTTGAGGCTCTGGCACACGCCTACAACACCGATGTCGCGTCACTCTTGATGAGGGATCCGATGGTCTTGAAGGGATCTTCAGACGCGCGCGCTCTATGGTCAATCTGGGATCAGGCGGAGATGGCCGATCGAGAGAAGATTGTCGATATCGCTAAAACCGTCACCGGACTTACCGGCACGGACGGATAA